ttatctttatttttcacTGGTATCTTTAGCTTCAGAACTTCTATATGGATAGGCCAATAATTAAAATTGTCGGCTCGTATCAAAAATCACTAATTTATCTGCCGAGAACTCTATTTTTATTCACCAACAACTCCTTCAGTCTTCAACACATCTAAATATTATAGGTTAATAGTGGACTACAGTCCAGTCTGGTTGGATCGGATACTATACAAATGTATCATGCCATATATGATATATCTTTCACTAACAATACATATTTGGTAAATCTTGTtcgtatataaattattgtcaTTCTTGTTCACTTCAGATTTTTAAACGGTAACTAtctagaaaatttatttaacaaattatcaataaataaaaattaggtATATGGAGTTACTAAAAACAAGCGAATTGAACTGAATAAACCAAACCCGAAAACTAAAACTGTATTCTCCATATACACAATTACTGTAAATTTAAGAGAATTTACATTTTATCATTTTGAATGGCAAATGTTTTTGTTCGTATGCAATTATTTGATTAATGGGATTAAGGTTTGTGAAATACACACATGCACTTCAACTCGTTGCGGTACTATTATTCTGCGGGCGTTCAGTCAATTTACATACGATTCgtcataaccaaaaaaaaagtacagATCAAACCACCGTGAAAAAAGTCAGCCAATGTTCAAAACCTTACAAACCATATATACTCTTTAAACTTATTAACACGCCTTCCAACGTACAATTTTCGAATAAAGAGAGAATAAAACAAAGATGCATTTCACCGTCAGGTTTGTTGGTCGTTACCAAATTGGTGTAAAGTACCTAATCGAAATCGTGGAATAGTGTATAAGCATGATGTGCTATCTTGTTCACCACGCTGTTATAAATAGGAAGACtaaaatgaaaagaagaaagagatatcAAGAGATGAGATTAAAGTTCTAGTTTCTTGTCGATAAGGGTCCAAGTTCGCACCATGTCACTAAAAGCCGAAGCAAAGTAGGATCTGAAGATACATTGTTGATGGAATATATGTTCTGGTTGCATATACACGTAATATGTATGATGTACCCTAACAATCCAATTTGCATATTTTTCTTAGAttatacttatataatatatagccAAAAGAAGATATATCTACCCGAAATTATTATGATGATTGGCGGTGCTAGATGGTTACTGAGAACAAGATAGAGATAGATGCATACATGTATAGTTCTGCTTTGGCCGAATATGATAACAATGTTCACAACAACTGGTTCCCTATTTTTATATCATGCATGTGTCATGTACATACgagtaattatataatttaaaatgagAAATGAATAAATACAGAAGCAACGAGCAATGCGTGAAAGAGACataagaagaagataaatgataagaaaaaatatacacaaaaaGAGGGCCAAAGGAATTTATAGAACCAAAGTGCAATGCACTTCGGATCGTCGGTCGACTCATCTCCTTGATTGTCTCCATCCATTTTCCCATTTCCCACTACATTAATTCGTgctttttaaaatactataaaaaataatgagtCGCTAGTAGATCAAGAAATATTATCAAACCTGTTTCATAGAATAATGAAAACATGCTAGTTCGATAAAGCGAATGGTGTGTTAAAACATTTTATGTATGCTCAACTCTACAAGGATCGAAATCACACGCCCATCTCGGTGAAGctgtttttatcacaaaatgcGAAAATATTACTGTAAGCCTAGTCGAGCATAGTCGTCACTCGGCCGGGATGTTGCCCGATAGTTCTCAATGGCTAATTTTAGTAcaaattaacataatatattttcttctaagACACATTTTAacacaactatttttttttaattaatatgttttatttagtttaattaataatctaagaGACGAGTTTAGGTCTCGTATTTTAAgtgattttcgtttttttttaaatcaacaattatctaaatttttggtttaaaagtCAGTTTCCCTAAAATGTAGAAAACTAGTTTTGTCTTGGGTTTCTTAATTTATATGAGAAAGTAAAAACAGGAAGATAAAATCATCAAAAACTTTAAACAAAAGTCTACTTTCACACACaaccttgttttttttaatttctttgttttggttgtttttcatttttgataaaaaaaagtggTTTATTCTGTTTACCTAGAACCCaaacattataaataatcttttttaacGTGGATTGAATCTGAACAGCAAAAAAACTATTAGAACTCCTTTTATCGCTAGGTTTTGGTAGTTTTTTATTGAACAGAGCAGAAAACACAAACgaataaatttgatttagagATTCCTAAACTAAACTAAGCCAAAATAgtataatttcttttatatagttTACACTTCCTTGCTTTCTCAAACTCACACTAAGTATTATCATTATGCATTGGAGAGATGTAAAACATGGTTGTTGTGTTATCTACTCAATGTAAACAAATCTATCGCTTTTTGCGAAATAGATTGCTCTCCTTCAATCAAAACaggattttgtatatttttaaaacttaaaattcgGTTGTATTTCGTATAAATATACACTAATTAAGTTCAGTGATAACTAATCCCCGGGTAgcaatatattttgtaaatagcACATGCATGCTCAAAGAAAATGTAGAcagaattaaatttaaataaaaaaaataaaaaaaaaattaaagggaaAGGGTCAGGTCAGTCTCGGTGCATGTTAACTCAATGCACGTTCTCGTCCCCCGTCCTTTTCTTAAACTCTCACACACTCTCACTCTCTATTAAAGCCCCTGAACCAGTGACCACCACTTACTGAGTGAGCAAGTACGAGTCTTGAGTCAAACCCCTCCCGAGTCAAGTAATAATGGACGTCTACGGCTTATCTTCACCGGACTTGCTTCGTATCGACGACCTTCTCGACTTCTCCAACGACGAAATCTTTTCATCTTCCTCCACCGTCGCTTCCTCCGCCGCTTCTTCGTCGGAAAACCCTTTTAGCTTCCACGCTTCtccgcctcctcctcctcctctcctcACCGACTTCACTCACGATCTCTGCGTTCCGGTGCGTTACAATTTTCGATTGTCAATTTCTAGGTTTTGATTTTTGATGTTCTTCGAATTGGGAGTTCGGTTTACTCCGGTTTACTGATACACTCGGTTATGTGTTGGTTATTgactgtttattttttttgttgcagaGCGACGACGCGGCTCATCTCGAGTGGCTATCACGCTTCGTCGACGACTCGTTCTCCGATTACCCAGCGAATCCACTAACCGTGAACGTCAGGCCCGACGCGTCGTTCACCGGAAAACCTAGAAGCCGTCGATCAAGAGCTCCGTCGTCGCCTTCCCTTGCCGGAACCTGGGCGCCGATGCCGGAATCCGAGCTTTGCTACTCCGTCGCGAAGCGCAGCCCTAGCAAGAAACTGGAAGTTGAATCGGTGACGGCGGAGGGCGGCGGGGGGAGGAGGTGCACGCACTGCGCATCGGAGAAGACGCCGCAGTGGAGGACGGGACCGCTCGGGCCTAAAACGCTTTGCAACGCGTGTGGAGTCCGTTTCAAATCAGGGAGGCTCGTGCCGGAGTACAGACCGGCGTCGAGTCCGACGTTTGTGCTGACTCAGCATTCGAACTCTCACCGGAAAGTTATGGAGCTCAGGCGACAGAAGGAGCAGATAGAATCGCGTTTCCAGCCGCAATAATATTTCGCGTTTGCGTTAGCGTCGTTACGGTTTCTTTGGGGTTTTCTTTTGGAGGGTTTTTGGAAGTCACGGAGTTTGGTGACGTGTCGTAATCGTGACGGCGATGGTCACGTGACCGATGGAGAGCTTAAGGTCTAAATGTTATTGTTAGTTTGAAATCGAACTCTGCTAATCACGTCATTAATTTTTGTTAGTAGTAttcatttgaatttttttttctttttcaactgGTTTTTCGTTTCTACTTAAAAGTTATTgcattaaatgattttattggCTGCATTTAATCTTCTCCCTTTCAGTTATAAAGCCACTCAACTACCACAATTGACTTTTGAGATATGTGACTTACGATATAAATAAAATCACAAGTCATGCTGCATGATCTTCATGGATACACATATACATGCTTAACGAGTTGATTGTTTTTGTAAAGagatactccctctgtttcaaaatacatgaagTTTTAAGATTATGCACAACTATTAAGaaacttattttttatcttaaaaatatcattaaaatataaattaaaagttattcaaccaatcacaaaatagactacaaaatatcattggctacacagtttttgataaagtgaAAAAGTGCATTCATATATGAAAAcatatctattttgaaacatcaaaaactccctaaaacatcatctattttgaaacggagggagtatatcaCAGTCGAAATGAAACTGTTTAGGTTATAAATTCTAACTTTAATTATCTGTGTTATTCGTTTAAGATttcatataaagtatagttttcAGTTaggtttttgttcaaaactaGTTGTTCAAACGCATCAAAGCTCCACCACCAACCATTTTTGCTTCACTTGTtgttttatttaactaaattgAAGAATAGAGAAGAATGAATGGTACGGACTGAAGTAGAAGAAGTCTCCTCAGCTaatctttatgtatccataagaaaataaaagatgaaATCTAAATAAGTCCTATATTGCTAGATTAATTATCTAAGAGCAATGTCAATGCCTGATTGCTCAAACAGTAACACACACAACCCGAGAAAGTCTTTGAATTCTATGTTAATCACTTTAGCTCAATCTATATTGCGGTTTAGTTTCAATTTTCAACTAATAAATGATCATATATTTCTTAATAATTTGATTCAAACCcatccataaaaaatatatccaaTGCATCTGGATGCAGAGAATTGGAACCAACATTACGCATGCACATCCAGACCGGATATTCCACACTATTAGCTAACGAAATCAACATATAGATCAGACAAGTACATTACGATATCCATAGATGCTTCCATCTCAAAACATTACACGAGATCAATGAATCTTATTTGTCGTGGAGATTGATTCACATAATCGGATTATTGGATCGTATTAACCACCATTTTAAGGTTAACTCACCTCTGATTCGGCtttacaaaaacttaaaacggtttttgtgtgtgtgtgtgcgcgCGCGCGCTTCAGGCTTTAGGCGTTGTCAATGACCGTTGCAGAATCTACCTTCGTTTTATGAATGAGCTTTGTCTGCTTTGAGACTCGTCTACGTAAACAGCCAATGGTATGGCGACACGTTATCCTTTCAACGTGTAAGAAGTCCAATCCGTAACTGACACATTGTAGAATGTAGTGTAACCCTTATTCATTGCCTTGATATTGCAGTGTGCACGACTATGCCGTTGGTCCTAAATTCAAACTATTGATATCATACTGTACTTTTATCTACACGACAGAGAAATTTTaacgaaaaaaaattatagcttAGTTGGATGAAAATGTACTATAACC
The nucleotide sequence above comes from Brassica napus cultivar Da-Ae chromosome A9, Da-Ae, whole genome shotgun sequence. Encoded proteins:
- the LOC106381907 gene encoding GATA transcription factor 4-like, with amino-acid sequence MDVYGLSSPDLLRIDDLLDFSNDEIFSSSSTVASSAASSSENPFSFHASPPPPPPLLTDFTHDLCVPSDDAAHLEWLSRFVDDSFSDYPANPLTVNVRPDASFTGKPRSRRSRAPSSPSLAGTWAPMPESELCYSVAKRSPSKKLEVESVTAEGGGGRRCTHCASEKTPQWRTGPLGPKTLCNACGVRFKSGRLVPEYRPASSPTFVLTQHSNSHRKVMELRRQKEQIESRFQPQ